One region of Parerythrobacter jejuensis genomic DNA includes:
- a CDS encoding sulfite exporter TauE/SafE family protein, which yields MGILALAAAFLVTALLYASVGFGGGSTYSALLVLSGFDYRLLPVLSLICNIAVVTGSSIRFARAGVTPWRGALLLTAIAAPAAMLGGLTPIAEGTFFLLLGGSLVLAGLALLIPQGEGQGGAARFARLMPFAAAPLGFLSGLVGIGGGIFLAPLLHLTRWNEARSIAATASIFILVNSLFGLAGQLLKNGPDRLGEAAAFGLPLLVAVVIGGQIGSLLALKFLDPKYIRWITAALTIWVGSRLLIGV from the coding sequence ATGGGCATTCTCGCGCTTGCCGCCGCTTTCCTGGTTACGGCTCTACTGTATGCCTCGGTCGGGTTCGGCGGAGGTTCGACCTACAGCGCGCTGCTGGTGCTCAGCGGTTTTGACTATCGGCTCCTCCCGGTTCTCTCACTGATTTGTAACATCGCGGTGGTCACTGGCAGCTCAATTCGATTTGCCCGTGCGGGTGTGACACCTTGGCGTGGGGCGTTGTTGCTCACAGCTATTGCGGCCCCTGCTGCCATGCTCGGAGGATTAACGCCGATTGCGGAGGGCACTTTCTTCCTGCTGCTGGGCGGCAGCCTCGTCCTTGCGGGCCTTGCGCTATTGATCCCGCAAGGGGAGGGGCAGGGCGGTGCTGCCCGTTTTGCACGGCTGATGCCCTTCGCTGCGGCTCCTCTTGGCTTTCTTTCGGGGCTGGTCGGCATAGGAGGCGGCATCTTCCTCGCGCCGCTGCTTCATCTCACCCGCTGGAACGAGGCGCGCAGCATTGCAGCTACAGCCAGCATTTTCATCCTGGTCAATTCGCTGTTCGGGCTGGCCGGTCAATTGCTGAAGAATGGCCCTGACAGGTTGGGTGAAGCGGCTGCCTTTGGCCTGCCCTTGCTGGTTGCAGTGGTGATAGGGGGCCAGATCGGCAGTCTGCTGGCGCTCAAATTTCTTGATCCGAAATATATCCGCTGGATTACGGCTGCGCTCACGATCTGGGTCGGATCGCGGCTTCTGATCGGCGTTTAG